Proteins encoded in a region of the Candidatus Nitrosomarinus catalina genome:
- a CDS encoding NADH-quinone oxidoreductase subunit J — MADAVFLALTVITIGSAIAALEMRSLIYGSIALMGTLGGIAGFFFILDAPFVALFQLAVYVGSIAVLILFTVMLVKRELIFKKIEDRKRKFAGIGLMLIIMVSLGAVFLDSGIKTITTDEPAVDFRDIGTDFVTYYWPALILMGLILAGSVTGALVLARREDVENDQRVS, encoded by the coding sequence ATGGCTGATGCTGTATTTCTTGCATTAACTGTTATCACAATTGGTTCTGCAATTGCAGCACTTGAAATGAGATCTTTAATTTATGGTTCAATTGCATTGATGGGAACTCTCGGTGGTATTGCTGGTTTCTTCTTTATACTTGATGCACCATTTGTTGCATTGTTCCAACTAGCAGTTTACGTTGGCTCAATTGCAGTTTTAATTTTATTCACTGTAATGCTTGTCAAAAGAGAACTTATCTTTAAAAAAATTGAGGATAGAAAAAGAAAGTTTGCTGGAATTGGTTTAATGTTAATTATTATGGTATCTTTGGGTGCTGTATTCTTAGACTCTGGAATTAAAACAATAACTACTGATGAACCTGCAGTTGATTTTAGAGATATTGGTACAGACTTTGTCACTTACTATTGGCCAGCATTAATTTTGATGGGCTTAATTTTGGCCGGTTCTGTAACTGGTGCATTAGTTTTAGCTAGAAGAGAGGATGTGGAGAATGACCAACGAGTTAGTTGA
- a CDS encoding NADH-quinone oxidoreductase subunit I → MTNTATGIVRALNSGIKHIATKRFTLRYPEEKLKFVGDGYQFDPSTGVGIAGLKGRHMLFHDHCTGCQLCSIACEGVAEAIAMVKVPEEQKQNKKSIMPQIDYGKCVFCGLCVDACPFYALYMTNDYELSSFSKEGLIYTPAQLAVKPYVEQDSEIVITKNGATHG, encoded by the coding sequence ATGACAAATACTGCTACAGGAATTGTACGTGCCCTAAATTCTGGAATTAAACATATTGCAACTAAACGATTTACTCTTCGCTATCCTGAGGAGAAACTAAAGTTTGTGGGTGATGGTTATCAATTTGATCCATCTACGGGTGTTGGAATTGCTGGACTAAAGGGTCGTCATATGTTATTCCATGATCACTGTACTGGATGTCAATTATGTTCTATTGCATGTGAGGGTGTTGCTGAAGCTATAGCAATGGTAAAAGTTCCAGAAGAACAAAAACAAAATAAAAAATCTATAATGCCTCAAATTGATTATGGGAAATGTGTTTTTTGTGGTTTATGTGTAGACGCATGTCCATTTTATGCACTTTACATGACTAATGATTACGAATTATCTTCATTTAGTAAAGAAGGTTTAATCTATACTCCTGCACAACTTGCAGTCAAACCTTATGTTGAACAAGATAGTGAAATTGTAATTACTAAAAACGGAGCAACTCATGGCTGA
- a CDS encoding TenA family transcriptional regulator, whose product MNIIQRIDKIIEERSLLKHPFYEMWSDGKLTQESLAGYSKEYFQLVKAVPEFMAPIIEKAPNSVVSELVDNQQEESDHIKPWISFAGELGISENELIPYSGLEKTNQAVSDLAELMNTFDSGACAMYAFEKEIPKISQTKLDGLSEFYQITTDKATEYFKLHTEADIRHAASWRNIIEKSNADTSDLIEIAEKSVSAQNLLLDSCYEEYC is encoded by the coding sequence ATGAATATAATTCAAAGAATCGATAAAATTATTGAAGAAAGAAGTCTCCTAAAACACCCATTTTATGAAATGTGGTCTGATGGTAAATTAACTCAAGAATCATTAGCTGGATATTCAAAAGAATATTTCCAACTTGTAAAAGCTGTTCCTGAATTTATGGCACCAATTATTGAAAAAGCACCTAATTCTGTAGTTTCAGAACTAGTTGACAATCAACAAGAAGAATCTGATCACATTAAACCTTGGATTAGTTTTGCAGGAGAACTTGGAATTTCTGAAAACGAATTAATCCCATATTCTGGATTAGAAAAAACTAATCAAGCTGTATCTGATTTGGCTGAATTAATGAATACTTTTGATAGTGGTGCATGTGCAATGTATGCATTTGAAAAAGAAATCCCAAAAATTAGTCAAACAAAACTAGATGGATTATCTGAATTCTATCAAATTACAACTGATAAAGCAACTGAATATTTCAAACTCCATACCGAAGCTGACATTAGACATGCAGCATCTTGGAGAAATATCATTGAAAAATCCAATGCTGATACGAGTGACCTAATTGAAATTGCTGAAAAATCTGTTTCAGCACAAAATTTGTTACTTGACAGTTGTTATGAAGAATACTGTTAA
- the nuoK gene encoding NADH-quinone oxidoreductase subunit NuoK, with amino-acid sequence MTNELVDFTLVSIALLAIGIYGLAVKRNFIRMLFAVEIIINAANLNLVAFGRFIPDSAGQTLALFSIAIAAAEVAVGLSLIIVAYRMYQNVDIADFRSLKG; translated from the coding sequence ATGACCAACGAGTTAGTTGATTTTACACTAGTTTCTATTGCTTTACTGGCAATAGGAATCTATGGACTTGCAGTAAAGCGTAATTTCATTAGAATGTTATTTGCTGTTGAAATTATTATTAATGCCGCAAATCTTAATCTTGTCGCATTTGGTAGATTTATTCCTGACAGTGCTGGTCAAACTTTGGCATTATTTTCAATCGCAATTGCAGCAGCAGAAGTAGCTGTTGGATTATCTTTAATCATTGTAGCATACAGAATGTATCAAAATGTCGATATTGCAGACTTTAGGAGCTTGAAAGGATAA
- a CDS encoding complex I subunit 4 family protein: MEYALLQAVFLPLLLSPVAYILGRKVGPTPAMWFTFAILLYTTILVINAALSGTVEEHYPWTEQFGEFGFLLDGLASPFAIMIYVLSTILAIYSKPYMIHKFHEQFEEEQKINHSESGQSSIVESSALQNYVNAKSGLYFALYLVFAMGMLGTVLATNLIEFYIFFEVMLIPGFFMVALWGDGPRRKIGLMFLFWTHAGAVVLLLGFLMIGLTLGSFDFADIQESELPADIAMYSAVAISIGLGVKLAVFLYHIWLPYVHGAAPTPISALLSPAMIGIGAYGLFRLVVEFLPVTFSELAIWFHIWGLVTMIYGGAMALMQDDLKRFLAYSSISQMGYLLFGIGSMSAYGLAGAEMMYVTHAIGKGILFMMAGIIIVKVGTRSIKKLGGLAGKMPITAVCAVIGALTIMGVPPTSGFMGEWIMFYGALETAIAEGSTLRAVAFGLGLVATALTMSYMLWMLKRVFFGKLPEHLQNVKEGSWYMTIPMMILAGFSIVVGIYPDIFLKTIIPYMNGVMGV, encoded by the coding sequence ATGGAATATGCATTATTGCAGGCTGTTTTCCTGCCATTACTGTTATCTCCGGTGGCCTATATTCTTGGACGAAAAGTAGGTCCTACCCCTGCAATGTGGTTTACATTTGCAATTTTACTTTACACTACTATTCTAGTAATCAACGCAGCACTATCTGGAACTGTTGAAGAACATTATCCGTGGACAGAACAATTTGGTGAATTTGGTTTCTTACTAGATGGACTTGCTTCACCATTTGCAATTATGATTTATGTTTTGTCTACGATCTTGGCAATCTATTCAAAACCATACATGATTCATAAATTCCATGAACAATTTGAAGAAGAACAAAAAATTAACCATTCAGAGAGTGGACAGTCTTCTATTGTTGAATCATCTGCTTTACAAAATTATGTAAATGCTAAATCTGGTCTTTACTTTGCACTTTATCTTGTATTTGCAATGGGAATGCTTGGAACCGTTCTTGCAACAAATCTGATTGAATTTTACATTTTCTTTGAAGTTATGTTAATTCCAGGTTTCTTTATGGTTGCTTTATGGGGTGATGGACCAAGAAGAAAAATTGGTTTAATGTTCTTATTCTGGACCCATGCTGGTGCAGTTGTTCTATTACTTGGATTTTTGATGATAGGTCTAACACTTGGTAGCTTTGACTTTGCAGATATTCAAGAATCTGAACTTCCTGCTGACATTGCGATGTATTCAGCGGTAGCTATTTCGATCGGACTTGGTGTAAAACTTGCAGTTTTCTTGTATCATATTTGGCTTCCATATGTTCACGGTGCAGCACCTACACCAATCAGTGCATTATTGTCTCCAGCTATGATTGGAATTGGAGCTTATGGTCTCTTTAGATTAGTTGTTGAATTCTTACCTGTAACATTTTCAGAACTTGCAATTTGGTTCCATATTTGGGGTCTTGTAACTATGATTTACGGTGGTGCTATGGCATTGATGCAAGATGACTTGAAACGTTTCCTTGCTTATTCAAGTATCAGTCAAATGGGATATTTGCTATTTGGAATAGGATCAATGTCTGCATACGGTCTTGCAGGAGCTGAAATGATGTATGTTACTCACGCTATTGGAAAAGGTATTCTCTTCATGATGGCTGGAATTATTATTGTTAAAGTTGGTACGAGAAGTATTAAGAAACTTGGAGGACTTGCTGGAAAGATGCCAATCACTGCAGTATGTGCAGTTATTGGTGCACTCACAATAATGGGAGTGCCACCAACCAGTGGATTTATGGGTGAATGGATTATGTTTTACGGTGCATTAGAAACAGCTATTGCAGAAGGTTCTACACTTAGAGCCGTAGCATTTGGATTAGGTCTTGTTGCAACTGCATTAACAATGTCTTACATGCTTTGGATGTTGAAACGTGTATTCTTTGGTAAACTTCCTGAACATCTTCAAAATGTCAAAGAAGGAAGTTGGTATATGACAATTCCAATGATGATATTAGCAGGATTTTCAATTGTTGTGGGAATTTATCCAGATATTTTCTTGAAGACAATTATTCCTTACATGAATGGAGTGATGGGGGTTTAG
- the nuoH gene encoding NADH-quinone oxidoreductase subunit NuoH — MSVIAPNFKLSGFIKSIIDDVVWFLLIFSLIGFPVIMMILFYIPMPVIDGELLTPFLAFTYLADPTRTLPIVQAFMTTDMFKVMAFPGFGFAALLAAGTIFVERKMLAKLQLRVGPFYCGKVEGILQLAGDGLKLISKEIIIPAKADKPIFWAAPVLFVASAAAFVALIPVAPGWVVADVDMGLLAVFAVIGFFPIVTILSAWSANSKFPFIGGIRALFQMVSFEIPLILSLLGVVMVTGTLNLSEIAASQSSFPWIVFLPVGAIVFFITMLAELERIPFDLPEAESEIVAGWLTELSGMMYGLVQLGTYLKLYAFAALFVVLFLGGWNGPMIVPPFPMELATEGIELGPVTAKIGGLEPLLSQVITQEMINGTLMFVLKTVGVIFFILLPRGVFPRIRIDMLLSLGWTKLIGLAFVNIFIALALVYAGVLGPGGLQ, encoded by the coding sequence ATGTCTGTAATTGCACCAAATTTCAAACTTAGTGGATTTATCAAATCTATTATCGACGATGTTGTTTGGTTCCTTTTGATATTTTCATTAATTGGTTTCCCTGTAATCATGATGATATTATTTTATATTCCGATGCCAGTTATTGATGGCGAATTACTTACACCATTTTTGGCATTTACTTATTTAGCGGATCCAACGCGAACACTTCCAATTGTTCAAGCATTTATGACAACTGATATGTTTAAAGTAATGGCATTTCCTGGATTTGGTTTTGCTGCATTATTAGCTGCTGGTACTATTTTTGTTGAAAGAAAAATGTTGGCAAAATTACAATTAAGAGTTGGTCCTTTTTACTGTGGAAAAGTAGAAGGCATTTTACAATTAGCAGGTGATGGTTTAAAATTAATTTCCAAAGAAATTATCATTCCAGCAAAAGCTGATAAGCCAATTTTTTGGGCAGCGCCAGTTCTGTTTGTTGCATCTGCAGCAGCATTTGTTGCATTGATTCCAGTTGCACCGGGTTGGGTAGTTGCAGATGTAGATATGGGATTGCTTGCTGTTTTTGCTGTAATTGGATTTTTCCCAATTGTAACAATTCTTTCTGCATGGTCTGCAAATAGTAAATTTCCATTCATTGGAGGAATTAGAGCATTATTCCAAATGGTTTCATTTGAAATTCCGTTAATCTTATCATTACTAGGAGTTGTAATGGTTACTGGAACTCTTAACTTATCTGAAATTGCTGCAAGTCAATCTAGTTTCCCATGGATTGTATTTTTACCAGTAGGTGCAATTGTATTTTTCATTACAATGCTTGCAGAATTAGAAAGAATTCCATTTGATTTACCTGAAGCAGAAAGTGAAATTGTTGCTGGATGGTTAACTGAATTATCTGGAATGATGTATGGACTCGTTCAATTAGGAACTTATTTGAAACTTTACGCATTTGCAGCACTGTTTGTTGTATTATTCCTCGGTGGATGGAATGGTCCAATGATAGTTCCACCATTCCCAATGGAACTTGCTACTGAAGGAATTGAACTTGGTCCTGTAACTGCAAAGATAGGTGGATTGGAACCATTACTTAGTCAAGTAATTACTCAAGAAATGATTAATGGAACATTGATGTTTGTTCTAAAGACTGTTGGCGTAATCTTCTTTATACTATTACCAAGAGGCGTTTTCCCAAGAATCAGAATTGATATGTTGTTAAGTCTTGGATGGACAAAATTGATCGGTCTTGCTTTCGTTAACATCTTTATTGCACTAGCTTTGGTTTACGCTGGAGTGCTCGGGCCAGGAGGATTACAATGA
- a CDS encoding polyprenyl synthetase family protein, giving the protein MDRKNIEINPLLETYGEYIKKIDLALDKELALYSESEFIEPLKYSLEGGKRIRPIILSLSAESIGKIDENVLAASCAVEFLHMESIIHDDIIDDETMRRQKDPFHVKYGYNTSVLTGDFVLGLILAISSRLDNARITKDLATTAMLMSEGEIIEGRLEESGDITFDDYLKVIEYKTATAFEVAARIGGIVAGGTEEEIEALTGYGKNLGIAYQIRDDLLDWKNEEKLFNLLIKKSVDPRDGFNKMEELLKEYSEKARTFLRKIPDNEAKMNLEELIKFTSFKA; this is encoded by the coding sequence TTGGACAGGAAAAATATCGAAATTAATCCTCTACTAGAGACATATGGGGAATATATTAAAAAAATTGATCTTGCTTTGGATAAAGAACTAGCACTATATTCAGAATCTGAATTTATTGAACCTCTAAAATATTCATTAGAAGGTGGTAAAAGAATTAGACCAATAATTTTGAGTTTATCTGCAGAGAGTATAGGGAAAATAGATGAAAATGTATTGGCAGCATCATGTGCTGTAGAATTTTTACATATGGAATCAATCATTCATGATGATATCATAGACGACGAAACGATGAGAAGACAAAAAGATCCTTTTCATGTAAAATATGGTTACAATACGAGTGTCTTAACAGGAGATTTTGTTTTAGGATTAATTCTTGCAATATCATCAAGATTGGACAATGCAAGAATTACAAAAGATTTAGCAACTACTGCTATGCTAATGAGTGAAGGAGAAATTATCGAAGGAAGATTAGAAGAAAGTGGAGACATTACATTTGATGATTACTTGAAAGTGATAGAATACAAAACTGCAACCGCATTTGAAGTTGCAGCAAGAATCGGAGGAATAGTAGCTGGTGGAACTGAAGAAGAGATTGAAGCATTGACAGGATATGGAAAAAATCTTGGAATTGCATATCAAATAAGAGATGATTTACTAGATTGGAAAAATGAAGAAAAATTATTTAATTTACTAATTAAGAAAAGTGTTGATCCAAGAGATGGGTTTAACAAAATGGAAGAATTGTTGAAAGAATATTCTGAAAAGGCTAGAACATTTTTGAGAAAAATTCCAGATAATGAAGCAAAAATGAATCTAGAAGAATTAATTAAATTTACTTCATTTAAGGCATAG
- a CDS encoding NADH-quinone oxidoreductase subunit D: MTAELPPGLAIQKVDERIMTLNVGPQHPGSGHMRIIVQIDGDYIVACDPDPGYVHRGEEKMAEYRNYITNIPHLERPVIHDSCNVLYPYVLGVEELLGIEVPERAKYVRVICSELNRCIYTMYWLAIYGIFLGHSTMFMWPAGDRELLIDLMEKISGARVTHAHFVPGGVRNDLPPNFEEVCLRQVNYFEKRIKEYAAVFYDNPILISRTRDTGVLSREDAIRLGTTGSVLRASGVDYDLRQKEPYDVYEELDVHSNVMKEGDSYARSKVPWLDMMESCNIIRQALQKMPKSGSVRVKLKPNPKGKGLDSVYKRVESGRGSLGCHIVSDGKVEPYRLKLSVGSFRNLIALPYLLKGEKLGNMPSVYWSLNYWPVEADR; this comes from the coding sequence ATGACTGCAGAATTACCCCCTGGATTAGCAATCCAAAAAGTTGACGAGAGAATTATGACTCTCAATGTTGGACCACAACATCCTGGTTCTGGACATATGAGAATTATTGTACAAATTGATGGTGATTATATTGTAGCTTGTGATCCTGATCCAGGTTATGTACACCGTGGAGAGGAAAAAATGGCTGAATATAGAAATTATATTACAAACATTCCTCACTTAGAAAGACCAGTAATTCATGATTCATGTAATGTTCTTTATCCATATGTTTTGGGCGTAGAAGAACTACTTGGTATTGAAGTTCCAGAACGTGCAAAATATGTCCGAGTAATCTGTTCAGAATTAAATCGTTGTATTTACACAATGTACTGGCTTGCAATTTATGGAATCTTCTTAGGTCATTCTACAATGTTTATGTGGCCAGCTGGAGACCGTGAACTCTTAATTGATTTAATGGAAAAAATAAGTGGTGCAAGAGTAACACATGCACACTTTGTTCCAGGTGGAGTTAGAAATGATTTACCACCAAACTTTGAAGAAGTATGTCTACGTCAAGTCAATTACTTTGAGAAACGTATCAAAGAATATGCTGCAGTCTTTTATGACAATCCAATTTTAATTTCAAGAACAAGAGATACTGGAGTTCTTTCCCGTGAGGATGCAATTAGACTTGGAACAACTGGTTCTGTTTTACGTGCAAGTGGAGTAGATTATGATCTTAGACAAAAGGAACCTTATGATGTCTATGAGGAATTGGATGTTCATAGTAATGTGATGAAAGAAGGTGATTCTTACGCAAGATCCAAAGTACCATGGCTTGATATGATGGAGAGTTGTAATATTATTAGACAAGCATTACAAAAAATGCCAAAGTCTGGCTCTGTTAGAGTTAAACTAAAACCAAATCCAAAAGGTAAAGGATTGGATTCTGTTTACAAACGTGTAGAATCTGGAAGAGGTTCTTTGGGATGTCATATTGTTTCTGATGGTAAAGTTGAACCATACCGATTAAAACTGAGTGTTGGTTCATTTAGAAATCTAATTGCTTTACCATATTTGTTAAAAGGTGAAAAACTTGGTAACATGCCATCTGTTTATTGGAGTCTTAATTATTGGCCAGTGGAGGCAGACCGATAA
- a CDS encoding NADH-quinone oxidoreductase subunit N, giving the protein MLEITSTPLVIIGILGTVGILLPIISIARKEQGSNTFYAIIAFAALIVSMGYVGYQFLEENVSPSALFAEDVVVDDAFGGFFAIAMLIVALFTTVGSFNYMRKHNSPAVYYSLILLATIGMVLVAYSTDLVMLFVAWELMSIPTYILVGFRKKNPSSNEAALKYFLFGALSSAIIVYGISLAYGLTGSTNIGEVIQGYSTLDPSMLPLALLSVGLFIAGFGFKMGLVPFHQWLPDTYEGAPAPITALLAAATKKAGFAATIRIVILGMVVLHLDWTLALGIIAVMTMTIGNIAAIMQKNISRMLAYSSIAHAGYILIGLAVAPHSSLGLQGSLYQIMNHAVMKGAAFIAIAGIVTTLAVTHIDKLKGLGRRMPVTALGLVIALFALAGIPPLSGFWSKLMLFGSALDAGTAIWWAPWLAIAGVLNSALSLAYYGWLTRKMYFEGETEKRVIEPRSVMAIMIISTVFLVGFGVYPEPLIKFVELATPVLSIGSMP; this is encoded by the coding sequence ATGTTAGAAATTACTTCAACTCCTCTTGTAATAATCGGTATATTGGGTACCGTTGGTATTTTACTTCCAATAATTAGCATTGCACGAAAAGAACAAGGTTCTAATACATTTTATGCCATTATTGCATTTGCAGCATTAATCGTATCTATGGGATATGTTGGATATCAATTCCTAGAAGAAAATGTGTCTCCGTCTGCTCTGTTTGCTGAAGATGTAGTTGTTGATGATGCATTTGGTGGTTTCTTTGCAATTGCCATGTTGATAGTTGCTTTGTTCACCACTGTTGGCTCCTTTAATTACATGAGAAAACATAACTCTCCAGCTGTTTACTATTCTCTAATTTTACTTGCAACTATTGGTATGGTTCTAGTTGCCTACTCAACTGATCTTGTAATGTTATTTGTTGCATGGGAACTAATGAGTATTCCAACATACATTTTGGTTGGATTTAGGAAAAAGAACCCAAGCTCAAATGAAGCTGCTTTGAAATATTTCTTGTTTGGTGCATTATCTTCAGCAATTATTGTTTATGGTATTTCACTTGCATACGGATTAACTGGTTCTACAAATATTGGAGAAGTTATTCAAGGTTATTCAACACTTGATCCATCAATGCTTCCATTAGCGTTATTATCCGTAGGATTGTTTATCGCAGGATTTGGATTCAAGATGGGATTAGTTCCATTCCATCAATGGCTTCCAGATACCTATGAAGGTGCACCTGCACCAATTACTGCACTTCTTGCAGCAGCAACCAAAAAAGCTGGATTTGCTGCAACAATTAGAATTGTAATTCTGGGAATGGTGGTACTGCATCTTGATTGGACTTTAGCACTTGGTATAATTGCAGTTATGACAATGACTATTGGTAATATTGCAGCAATTATGCAAAAGAATATTTCAAGAATGTTAGCATATTCTAGTATTGCACATGCCGGTTACATTTTGATTGGACTTGCAGTTGCCCCACATAGTTCTCTAGGTTTACAAGGTTCATTGTATCAGATAATGAATCATGCAGTTATGAAAGGTGCTGCATTTATTGCAATTGCAGGAATTGTAACAACTCTTGCAGTTACTCATATTGATAAATTGAAAGGACTTGGAAGAAGAATGCCTGTAACTGCATTAGGTCTTGTAATTGCATTATTTGCTCTTGCTGGTATTCCTCCACTTTCTGGATTCTGGAGTAAATTGATGCTATTTGGAAGTGCATTAGATGCAGGTACTGCAATATGGTGGGCTCCATGGCTTGCAATTGCAGGTGTATTAAACAGTGCATTGTCATTAGCTTACTATGGTTGGTTAACAAGGAAAATGTACTTTGAAGGTGAAACTGAAAAGAGAGTTATTGAACCAAGATCTGTTATGGCAATTATGATCATCTCAACAGTCTTCTTGGTAGGATTTGGTGTTTATCCAGAACCATTAATTAAATTTGTAGAACTTGCAACACCAGTACTTAGTATAGGTTCTATGCCTTAA
- a CDS encoding NADH-quinone oxidoreductase subunit L: protein MATELMGFEITSAWLIWMLPFAAALIMPGIGKLSQNATKYVAVGFALMSAVSAASLIPLALEAGEVHSQLMWIEALGIKAGVLADPLSIIMANVVAWISFLIMIYSTGYMKGDKDITRFWFWMMFFIGSMQLIVLSDNLLQVFFGWEGVGLASYALISFWYRDKKKDHVGTEGRTVLGMLDYYSPTHAGMKAFIMTKVGDVMMIAGMLLIFLFAGTFGFKELMGDTDWATAMAAQGLLVPAFVLLFGGAMGKSAQFPLNEWLLEAMTGPTAVSALIHAATMVKAGVFLVARIGPLVFALGAAGILADQFFEIVAWTGAITALLLATQGMVNPEIKKVLAYSTGSQIGYMMMALGVAGLSHQYVDGYTAGFFHLISHAMFKASLFMAAGSLLHIVGSRFMTDMGGLRKHMKKTYAFMWAAGLGLMGAPFITTGFWSKDAIFAAVYESGNEWALPLFIIAVLTAIITAFYTTRMIGLVFFGKKSKHIEKMEEEGHHIHEASVSMWVPYGILAVLTIGIGIIGLSAEEGLHHTFEYYLKNSFGIYSSHAAADESSILPEFLQGLNPVALGASLVAFATGIGLGYIFYIGRWVDPVKFVNSNIFFYAIHKLFLNRWYLNAIVYWCFVTTPLWLARGVSRYFEKTAIDYGMNDGVQKAVSWSAKVIQGTQTGVSQSYLFVFGAGLLFVVLILLM, encoded by the coding sequence ATGGCAACTGAATTAATGGGATTTGAAATTACAAGTGCATGGTTAATCTGGATGCTTCCATTTGCTGCAGCATTAATTATGCCAGGTATTGGAAAATTATCTCAAAATGCAACAAAGTATGTTGCCGTTGGATTTGCTCTAATGAGTGCTGTGTCTGCAGCATCCTTAATCCCTCTTGCATTAGAAGCAGGTGAAGTTCATAGTCAATTGATGTGGATTGAAGCACTTGGAATTAAAGCTGGTGTACTGGCAGATCCTCTTTCAATTATAATGGCAAATGTTGTTGCTTGGATTTCCTTCTTGATTATGATTTACAGTACTGGATATATGAAAGGCGATAAAGACATTACCAGATTTTGGTTCTGGATGATGTTCTTTATTGGTTCAATGCAATTAATTGTATTATCTGACAACTTACTTCAAGTATTCTTTGGTTGGGAGGGTGTAGGACTTGCATCTTATGCTCTGATCAGCTTTTGGTATCGTGATAAAAAGAAAGATCATGTTGGTACTGAAGGACGTACTGTTCTTGGAATGTTAGATTACTATTCACCAACACACGCTGGTATGAAGGCATTCATCATGACAAAAGTTGGAGATGTAATGATGATTGCTGGTATGCTTTTGATATTCTTGTTTGCAGGTACTTTTGGATTTAAAGAATTAATGGGTGACACTGATTGGGCAACTGCGATGGCTGCTCAAGGATTACTAGTTCCTGCCTTTGTTTTACTATTTGGTGGTGCAATGGGTAAATCTGCACAATTCCCATTAAACGAGTGGTTGTTAGAAGCAATGACTGGACCTACTGCAGTATCTGCATTAATTCATGCAGCAACAATGGTCAAAGCAGGTGTATTCTTGGTAGCAAGAATTGGTCCACTTGTATTTGCATTGGGTGCAGCAGGAATTTTAGCAGATCAATTCTTTGAAATTGTTGCTTGGACAGGTGCAATTACTGCATTATTACTTGCAACACAAGGAATGGTTAATCCTGAAATTAAGAAAGTTTTAGCATATTCTACAGGTTCTCAAATTGGTTATATGATGATGGCATTAGGTGTAGCAGGATTATCTCATCAATATGTTGATGGTTATACTGCAGGATTTTTCCACTTAATTTCTCACGCAATGTTCAAGGCTTCATTATTCATGGCAGCAGGTTCTTTACTGCATATTGTTGGCTCTCGATTTATGACCGATATGGGTGGTCTGAGAAAGCATATGAAGAAAACGTATGCATTCATGTGGGCTGCAGGCCTTGGTTTAATGGGAGCACCATTTATCACAACAGGTTTCTGGAGTAAAGATGCAATCTTTGCAGCAGTATATGAATCTGGAAACGAATGGGCATTGCCATTATTCATTATCGCTGTTTTAACTGCCATAATTACAGCATTCTATACCACAAGAATGATTGGTTTGGTATTCTTTGGTAAGAAGAGTAAACATATTGAAAAGATGGAAGAGGAAGGACATCATATTCATGAAGCATCAGTATCTATGTGGGTCCCATATGGTATTCTTGCAGTACTTACAATTGGTATTGGTATCATTGGATTATCTGCAGAAGAAGGATTACATCATACGTTTGAATATTATCTTAAAAACTCATTTGGAATTTATAGTTCACATGCAGCAGCAGATGAATCCTCAATATTGCCAGAATTCTTACAAGGACTTAATCCAGTTGCATTAGGTGCATCATTAGTAGCATTTGCTACTGGTATTGGATTAGGTTACATCTTTTACATTGGAAGATGGGTTGATCCTGTTAAATTTGTAAATTCAAATATTTTCTTTTATGCAATTCACAAGCTTTTCTTAAACAGATGGTATCTTAACGCAATTGTCTATTGGTGCTTTGTTACAACACCATTATGGTTGGCTAGAGGCGTTTCAAGATACTTTGAGAAAACAGCAATTGATTACGGTATGAATGATGGAGTTCAAAAAGCAGTTAGTTGGAGTGCTAAAGTAATTCAGGGCACTCAAACCGGTGTTTCACAATCGTATCTATTTGTATTTGGAGCAGGATTATTATTTGTAGTTCTGATACTGTTGATGTAG